A genome region from Blautia coccoides includes the following:
- a CDS encoding TnpV protein, which translates to MKKHIVGENRISYRLGEDGVYYPELGLAEGTDYPLGKYGRMRRRYLQEYREVEYLRLLLNGGLNEHLYDVDVECEQRIEMLIKQMMERWGVTEQLKAENQMEWVGMMNNIKCSAVEIVLKEIVYR; encoded by the coding sequence ATGAAAAAGCACATTGTTGGAGAGAATAGGATTAGTTACAGGTTGGGAGAAGATGGGGTGTATTATCCAGAATTGGGGTTGGCGGAGGGGACGGATTATCCGCTTGGGAAGTATGGGCGTATGAGGAGAAGATATTTGCAGGAATATCGGGAAGTAGAATATCTTAGATTACTTCTAAATGGTGGTCTGAATGAGCATTTATACGATGTAGATGTGGAGTGTGAGCAGCGGATAGAGATGCTGATTAAGCAGATGATGGAAAGGTGGGGTGTGACTGAACAGCTTAAGGCAGAGAATCAGATGGAATGGGTTGGAATGATGAATAATATTAAGTGTTCAGCGGTAGAAATTGTGTTGAAGGAAATTGTATATCGGTAA
- a CDS encoding MobA/MobL family protein, whose amino-acid sequence MSKLTNLMGRINYISSHARQENLYAVYETTDRKFWRELAKCNQEEFIKSGTDGKCIESRELIIALPESFVDYNPSVLLEVFTNHFRRNYGVECISALHHNKRKTNYHIHLIFSERKLLEKPIEKVATRNMFYDETGRHVRTKKEILDGNGQIREGCKIIPKGEVYERKLFTIKDSRFKNDSFLDEVKKSYTELINIYVRDDKEKLKVFDRKSAYLPMKKIGKNNPKAEQMEADNLQRQKWNQTVDRALISGVPEQQIIEVRKVQIAGKVSQSIGWSGSRPELFAIIIEMAIRVLELLIMQIIDLSKKFVEKADAVSAKLEIVPSVKQAGRSKEVVKVSEEEIPAKPEKSVRAAEYPRLETIYVKLQQQNREISQKEQRLRNLEMELQECKGIFKGKRRKELQGEIKETREQLEPMKQRLADIVTSCGYQNVRAFLVEHEKSRAEYTWYRQAVSDWEQTYGEGRKEQPRSVRARLKQHEEQIKQRERNRSSVQRRDRGAR is encoded by the coding sequence ATGTCAAAATTGACAAATTTGATGGGAAGAATCAATTACATTTCCAGCCATGCAAGACAGGAGAATCTTTATGCAGTTTATGAAACTACAGATAGAAAATTCTGGAGGGAATTGGCGAAATGCAACCAAGAGGAATTTATTAAAAGTGGAACAGATGGAAAGTGTATTGAATCCAGAGAATTAATTATTGCTCTGCCAGAGAGTTTCGTGGATTATAACCCAAGTGTGCTATTGGAAGTATTTACGAATCATTTCCGTCGGAATTATGGTGTGGAGTGTATCTCTGCATTACACCATAATAAACGAAAGACCAATTATCATATCCATCTTATCTTTTCTGAACGGAAACTGTTGGAAAAGCCGATAGAAAAGGTTGCCACCAGAAATATGTTTTATGATGAGACTGGCAGGCACGTTAGAACTAAAAAAGAAATATTGGATGGCAACGGTCAGATAAGAGAAGGATGCAAGATTATTCCAAAAGGCGAGGTATATGAGCGGAAATTATTTACCATAAAAGATAGTCGATTTAAAAACGATAGTTTTCTGGATGAGGTAAAGAAATCCTATACGGAACTTATCAATATTTACGTTAGAGATGACAAGGAAAAATTAAAGGTGTTTGACCGCAAGAGTGCCTATCTTCCGATGAAAAAGATTGGAAAGAACAATCCGAAAGCAGAGCAGATGGAGGCTGATAATTTACAGCGGCAAAAGTGGAATCAGACCGTTGATAGGGCATTGATCAGCGGAGTGCCGGAACAACAAATTATTGAGGTCAGAAAGGTGCAAATTGCTGGAAAAGTCAGTCAATCTATTGGGTGGTCTGGCAGTAGACCAGAACTGTTTGCTATTATCATAGAAATGGCAATTCGGGTGTTGGAACTACTTATTATGCAGATTATTGACTTGTCCAAGAAGTTTGTTGAAAAAGCAGATGCGGTTTCAGCGAAGCTTGAGATAGTACCCTCTGTGAAGCAGGCTGGGCGGTCAAAAGAAGTGGTAAAGGTATCAGAGGAAGAAATCCCGGCTAAACCGGAAAAGTCTGTTCGTGCAGCGGAATATCCAAGATTGGAAACGATTTATGTGAAGTTACAACAGCAGAATAGGGAAATCTCACAGAAAGAGCAGAGACTTAGAAATCTGGAAATGGAATTGCAGGAGTGCAAAGGTATTTTTAAAGGGAAAAGGCGTAAGGAATTACAGGGAGAAATTAAGGAGACAAGGGAGCAATTAGAGCCGATGAAACAGCGATTAGCCGATATTGTCACATCATGTGGCTATCAAAATGTGAGGGCATTTCTGGTGGAACATGAGAAATCAAGAGCAGAATATACGTGGTACAGGCAGGCGGTTAGTGACTGGGAACAGACATATGGTGAAGGCAGAAAAGAACAGCCGAGAAGCGTTCGCGCAAGGCTAAAACAGCATGAAGAACAGATAAAACAAAGAGAACGCAATCGTAGCTCTGTCCAGAGAAGGGATAGAGGGGCGAGATAG
- a CDS encoding complexin-2 — MKQIQIPEELFILLMKYHLLDMEEVQPEIEKGLMDKMDSITMRLLYSKYKTAPTEEEKQKARQEYLDKRGVPESFRW, encoded by the coding sequence ATGAAGCAGATACAGATACCGGAGGAATTATTTATATTGTTGATGAAATACCACCTACTCGATATGGAGGAGGTGCAGCCAGAGATTGAAAAAGGATTGATGGATAAGATGGATTCGATTACGATGCGGTTATTATATTCCAAATATAAGACTGCACCGACAGAGGAGGAAAAGCAAAAAGCCAGACAGGAATATCTGGATAAGCGTGGAGTACCAGAGAGTTTCCGTTGGTAA
- a CDS encoding AAA family ATPase — MEDFVEEQKTKLKLIRMSEIESQKIEWLWYPFIPYGKLTIIQGDPGDGKTTLVLNIAAKLSKGIGMDETMQILEPMNIIYQTAEDGLADTVKPRLEAAGADCEKIVVIDESEKSLSMVDERLEEAIIKTNARLLILDPIQAYLGGGMDMNRANEARDMTKKLGLLAEKYKCAIVLIGHMNKAAGTKAAYRGMGSIDFFAVARSVLLVGRVEGQANIRAVVQIKNNLAPFGHPKAFGLEEGGFCWLGDYEITADELLGGLAPRANKLEQAKQLLRELAETNNAMQSKEIFNLADEQGISKRTLENAKKELKIKAKKINNSWYWELDNIQPQ, encoded by the coding sequence ATGGAGGACTTTGTGGAAGAACAGAAAACAAAATTAAAATTAATCAGAATGTCAGAAATAGAATCGCAGAAAATAGAATGGCTGTGGTATCCGTTTATTCCGTATGGAAAGCTGACAATCATTCAAGGCGATCCCGGAGATGGAAAAACCACGTTGGTCTTGAATATAGCAGCTAAGTTATCAAAGGGAATTGGTATGGATGAAACCATGCAGATATTGGAGCCAATGAATATTATCTACCAGACCGCAGAGGATGGATTGGCAGATACAGTCAAGCCAAGACTTGAAGCGGCAGGAGCAGATTGCGAGAAAATAGTGGTTATTGATGAAAGTGAAAAATCGCTTTCTATGGTGGACGAAAGGCTGGAAGAAGCGATTATTAAGACGAATGCCCGGTTGCTCATTTTAGACCCGATACAAGCCTATTTAGGCGGTGGGATGGATATGAACCGGGCGAATGAAGCAAGGGATATGACAAAGAAGCTGGGACTATTGGCAGAGAAGTACAAGTGCGCCATTGTTCTTATCGGTCATATGAATAAGGCAGCAGGAACCAAGGCGGCATATAGAGGTATGGGTTCGATTGATTTCTTTGCAGTAGCAAGAAGTGTTCTGCTGGTAGGCAGAGTGGAAGGACAGGCAAATATCAGGGCGGTTGTACAGATAAAAAATAATCTGGCGCCATTTGGACATCCTAAAGCCTTTGGATTGGAAGAAGGCGGTTTTTGTTGGTTGGGTGATTATGAAATTACAGCCGATGAATTACTTGGGGGATTAGCACCTAGAGCAAACAAATTGGAGCAGGCAAAGCAGTTGCTTCGGGAACTGGCTGAAACCAATAATGCCATGCAAAGCAAAGAGATTTTTAATCTGGCTGATGAACAGGGTATTTCTAAAAGGACATTGGAAAATGCCAAGAAGGAACTAAAAATCAAAGCCAAGAAGATCAACAATTCATGGTATTGGGAACTGGATAATATACAGCCACAATAG
- a CDS encoding plasmid mobilization protein, with amino-acid sequence MSGVHKYPTISFRISPRERDEIEAKIIASGMQKKDYFVRSCIYNRVCVVGKKEVIYRLVEELQLIQANIADVVSQFEQQEVTLSEDGIEQMKNDCLDMLKAILWMLDGAKYLWKETEENNGKSPNSGNCQDF; translated from the coding sequence ATGAGCGGAGTACACAAATACCCAACAATTAGTTTTCGTATATCCCCAAGAGAGCGTGATGAAATTGAAGCGAAGATTATAGCCAGCGGTATGCAAAAGAAAGATTATTTTGTCCGTTCCTGCATTTACAACAGAGTGTGCGTAGTCGGGAAAAAAGAAGTGATTTATCGGTTGGTAGAGGAATTACAGCTTATACAGGCTAATATCGCAGACGTTGTGAGTCAGTTTGAACAGCAGGAAGTCACATTATCGGAGGACGGGATTGAACAAATGAAGAACGATTGTCTGGATATGCTCAAAGCTATTTTGTGGATGTTAGATGGAGCGAAATATCTATGGAAGGAAACAGAAGAAAACAATGGAAAAAGTCCCAACAGCGGCAACTGTCAGGACTTTTGA
- a CDS encoding site-specific integrase, with amino-acid sequence MSATRDGKMWRCQFYYEDWQGIRHKKNKRGFKTKGEAEAWERDFRQQQQKDLDINFGNFVEIYFKDMEHRLRESTIINKRYVFDLKVTPYFKNKKMCDIKASDVRAWQNALIKKGYAATYLKSINNQLAALFNYATRYYDLRDNPCRKAGSIGKSKAEEMEFWTKQEFKEFLPSMNEKPEARMAFLLLYWTGMRIGELLALTYEDVDFHNRAITINKSYQRIKGKDMTTPPKTPKSNRKVTIPPFLVEELKEYCSVLYGITAKERMFRFTKSFMEHEMVRGIKETGVKRIRLHDLRHSHASLLVEMGFQPLAIAERLGHEKIETTLSTYSHLYPNKQLELADKLEIANGEE; translated from the coding sequence AGAAGAACAAACGAGGATTCAAGACGAAAGGAGAAGCAGAGGCGTGGGAAAGAGATTTCCGGCAGCAACAGCAAAAGGATTTAGATATTAACTTTGGGAATTTTGTAGAGATTTATTTTAAAGATATGGAGCATCGTTTACGGGAAAGTACGATTATCAACAAAAGATATGTGTTTGATTTGAAGGTGACACCATATTTCAAAAATAAAAAGATGTGTGATATTAAGGCTTCTGATGTCAGGGCATGGCAGAATGCATTGATTAAAAAGGGATATGCGGCCACTTATCTAAAAAGTATAAATAATCAATTAGCGGCACTCTTTAATTATGCAACCAGATATTATGACTTGAGGGATAATCCGTGCAGAAAGGCAGGCAGTATTGGCAAGAGTAAAGCAGAGGAAATGGAGTTCTGGACAAAACAGGAATTTAAAGAATTTCTTCCATCCATGAATGAGAAGCCAGAAGCGAGAATGGCATTTTTACTTTTGTATTGGACGGGAATGAGAATCGGGGAACTTTTGGCTCTTACCTATGAAGATGTTGACTTTCATAATCGGGCAATCACGATTAATAAGTCATATCAGCGCATCAAAGGTAAGGATATGACTACACCGCCTAAGACACCGAAAAGTAACCGGAAAGTGACAATTCCACCGTTTTTGGTGGAAGAATTAAAAGAGTATTGCAGCGTGCTTTATGGGATTACAGCAAAAGAAAGAATGTTCCGTTTTACAAAATCCTTTATGGAACATGAGATGGTCAGAGGGATAAAGGAGACAGGTGTTAAACGTATCAGATTGCACGATCTAAGGCATTCTCACGCATCATTGCTTGTGGAGATGGGATTTCAGCCGCTGGCGATTGCAGAGCGATTAGGGCATGAGAAAATTGAAACCACATTAAGCACCTATTCACATTTATATCCCAATAAACAGTTGGAACTGGCGGATAAGTTGGAAATTGCCAACGGAGAGGAGTAA